The Geomonas agri genome contains the following window.
AGATGCAGGCACTTGGCTTGGACGTGAAGGAAGGGGACTTCGCCGAGAATATCACCACCGAAGGGGTGGACCTGGTGAGCCTCCCCATCGGCGCCAAGATCGAACTGGGTGAGACCCTACTCGAGGTGACCCAGATCGGCAAAGAATGCCATACCCGCTGCGCCATCTACTACCAGGCCGGCGACTGCGTCATGCCCAAAGAAGGGATCTTCGCCAGAGTGCTCAAGGGCGGGGTGGTGAGGCCGGGGGATAAGGTCGTGGTGTAGGGTTGCGGCTGCGGTGGACGGTTTGGCAACCGCGGTGGCCTGGCGTGCACGCTTTTGGTGGACGACATGGCCGCAGTGGACCCCGTGGACCCGATGGCATTTTGCAGCTGATTAAAAACTGTTTTTTGT
Protein-coding sequences here:
- a CDS encoding MOSC domain-containing protein, with the translated sequence MIGKIVAVNISKNKGERKTPVPEVTLREEHGIVGDGHAGDWHRQVSLLAQESIAKMQALGLDVKEGDFAENITTEGVDLVSLPIGAKIELGETLLEVTQIGKECHTRCAIYYQAGDCVMPKEGIFARVLKGGVVRPGDKVVV